A genomic window from Diospyros lotus cultivar Yz01 chromosome 2, ASM1463336v1, whole genome shotgun sequence includes:
- the LOC127794307 gene encoding growth-regulating factor 2-like yields MIENLDRPLAATDLEAGWCGRADGEKWDPMAVQKYFEGGMHRGLNGSRKPVEILLGDFAVNAVRGKWSEYALTINPGQYIVDILKSQ; encoded by the exons ATGATTGAAAATCTAGATCGGCCGCTTGCTGCCACGGATCTGGAGGCCGGCTGGTGCGGGAGAGCCGACGGCGAGAAGTGGGATCCGATGGCTGTCCAGAAGTACTTTGAGGGTGGCATGCACCGTGGCCTGAACGGTTCAAGAAAGCCTGTGGAAATATTGCTGG GTGACTTTGCCGTCAATGCTGTACGAGGGAAGTGGAGCGAATATGCATTGACAATAAACCCAGGACAG tacATTGTAGACATATTAAAGTCACAGTAG